In Mytilus edulis chromosome 13, xbMytEdul2.2, whole genome shotgun sequence, a single window of DNA contains:
- the LOC139501628 gene encoding G-protein coupled receptor 157-like: MGNENSTVIYKNIYQDPYDTLPLVLTLISAPLSIVGALFIFITFSLVDEARNETRKLLVCLTISDFIMAISSTVGNVRYAVKYGKSEIIELACPSAECDYLCLIHGSVKTWANLCSFFWTTIIAFHLLTNVVFKTREHYFTLRLCVHGVAWGVPLVIVILAMVNGVIGEDYRVGSGLWCWISACITPSEQFFWMMVTGKGWELLMYLLTGASYILLKGYMIQKRKERKQARLSFNDLSDNLRPSDGNYLTLWLIIYVLRIWGTIRFGVAMYKHHTKDQLENYATFDKIFFYIQCFGDSSQAFFSCILFCLLDPVIRNSLLAYRRRQSYHRLDSVVA; encoded by the exons ATGGGAAATGAGAATTCTACTGTTATATATAAGAATATTTACCAGGATCCTTACGACACGCTTCCGCTCGTACTAACTCTCATATCAGCACCGTTATCGATAGTTGGAGCGTTGTTTATCTTTATTACATTTAGTTTGGTCGATGAGGCTAGGAACGAGACAAGAAAGTTACTAGTATGTTTAACTATATCTGATTTCATCATGGCGATAAGTTCCACTGTTGGCAACGTTCGGTACGCCGTAAAATACGGAAAATCAGAAATAATAGAACTTGCCTGCCCTAGTGCAGAATGTGACTACCTTTGTCTGATTCATGGCAGTGTCAAAACTTGGGCAAACTTATGTTCATTTTTCTGGACTACAATCATTGCATTCCATTTGCTAACGAATGTTGTTTTCAAAACGAGGGAACATTATTTCACATTGAGGCTATGTGTTCATGGTGTAGCATGGGGAGTGCCTC TTGTTATAGTAATACTAGCAATGGTCAATGGGGTTATAGGTGAAGATTACAGGGTCGGCAGTGGTCTGTGGTGCTGGATCTCAGCATGCATTACTCCTTCAGAACAGTTTTTCTGGATGATGGTGACGGGTAAAGGCTGGGAACTACTCATGTACCTTCTAACTGGAGCTTCGTATATCTTGTTAAAGGGATATATGATACAGAAG agaaaagaACGAAAACAAGCTCGGTTGAGTTTTAATGATTTATCCGACAACCTCAGACCTTCAGATGGGAATTACTTGACACTGTGGCTAATAATCTATGTTCTGAGGATATGGGGAACAATAAGATTTGGTGTTGCAATGTATAAACACCATACCAAAGACCAACTCGAAAATTATGCAACGTTTGACAAAATCTTTTTCTATATTCAGTGCTTCGGGGATTCTTCACAGGCTTTCTtctcatgtattttattttgccttttagaTCCTGTTATTCGCAATTCATTACTGGCCTATCGTCGTCGACAAAGTTACCACAGACTTGATTCAGTTGTTGCTTGA